The following are encoded in a window of uncultured Ilyobacter sp. genomic DNA:
- a CDS encoding polysaccharide deacetylase family protein produces the protein MNILMALSQLEVTGAEVYAATLSDRLIKKGHKVFIVSDTFTKETNGEFHKLEFNKRNLLKRISQVKFLVDFIKKNDIQVAHAHSRASSWSTSIACTMTGIPLITTVHGRQPVHLSRKIFKAFGDYSFAVCENIRDHLIKDLGVKEDRIEILRNGIDINSYIETPLPKNEKKVVSIIGRLSGPKGEVTYNLLEKALNSDLYHVRIIGGKNIPDKFKKFTDKVDFFGYVNNIPEFIKKSDLVIGAGRVAVEAILSGRPVLAIGEAKSIGLITKDNIAEALSSNFGDIGVMLEEGFDWDKMLEDVREAFELNENELHEIRHKVKKEFDLKKIVRNLEIAYQKQIVLKKKYEMPILMYHRVIKEDSEKGVHGTYVTSEQFDEHMNILKNMGYETVVFKDLLKNRFKQRFDKNKKQIMITFDDGYEDNYKYAFPILKKYEFKAVVYLVSHLDYNKWDVENISNPEKKYNLMPKEHLLEMQKYGIEFGGHTKTHVKLSRIEPEEARDEIFESKETLENLLNQKLISFAYPYGDLNDRVKKIAEEAGYKFAVSTDSGSVCFSDDLFQIRRIGIFPTITSLGFKRKIKGNYNFIKIRREQKNER, from the coding sequence ATGAATATATTGATGGCTTTATCTCAGCTCGAAGTTACAGGGGCAGAGGTTTACGCCGCTACTTTAAGTGACAGGCTTATAAAGAAGGGACACAAAGTTTTCATTGTATCTGATACTTTTACCAAAGAAACTAATGGAGAGTTTCACAAATTAGAATTTAATAAACGTAATCTTTTAAAACGAATATCACAGGTAAAATTTTTAGTTGATTTCATCAAAAAAAACGATATACAGGTTGCTCATGCCCATTCTAGGGCCTCTTCATGGAGCACATCTATAGCGTGTACTATGACAGGTATACCTCTTATCACTACAGTTCATGGCAGACAGCCTGTGCATCTCAGCAGAAAAATTTTCAAAGCTTTCGGGGATTACTCTTTCGCAGTTTGTGAAAATATAAGAGACCACTTGATTAAGGATTTGGGGGTAAAAGAGGATAGAATAGAGATCTTGAGAAATGGTATTGATATAAACTCATATATTGAAACTCCCCTTCCTAAAAATGAAAAAAAAGTAGTCTCTATTATCGGAAGGCTCTCAGGACCAAAGGGCGAAGTTACTTATAATTTATTAGAGAAAGCATTAAATTCTGATCTCTATCATGTGAGGATAATCGGTGGAAAAAATATCCCTGATAAATTTAAAAAATTCACTGATAAGGTTGATTTTTTCGGCTATGTAAACAACATTCCTGAATTTATAAAGAAATCCGACCTTGTAATAGGAGCAGGACGGGTAGCTGTAGAAGCCATCCTTTCTGGAAGGCCGGTTTTAGCAATAGGTGAAGCAAAATCCATAGGACTTATAACTAAAGATAATATAGCAGAGGCTCTCAGCTCAAACTTTGGGGATATTGGGGTAATGTTAGAGGAAGGGTTCGACTGGGATAAGATGCTAGAGGATGTAAGAGAAGCTTTCGAATTAAATGAAAACGAGCTCCATGAAATTAGGCATAAAGTAAAAAAAGAGTTTGATCTAAAAAAGATAGTAAGAAATCTTGAGATTGCTTATCAAAAACAGATAGTTCTAAAGAAAAAATACGAAATGCCTATTCTAATGTATCACAGGGTAATAAAGGAAGATAGTGAAAAAGGTGTCCACGGAACCTATGTAACATCAGAGCAATTTGACGAGCATATGAACATTCTAAAAAATATGGGATATGAGACAGTAGTATTTAAAGACCTACTTAAAAACAGGTTTAAACAGAGATTCGATAAAAATAAAAAACAGATTATGATTACTTTTGATGACGGATATGAGGATAACTACAAATACGCTTTTCCTATTTTAAAAAAATACGAATTCAAGGCTGTAGTTTACCTTGTTTCACATCTTGATTATAATAAATGGGATGTAGAAAATATAAGTAATCCCGAAAAAAAATATAATTTAATGCCAAAGGAACATCTCTTGGAGATGCAGAAATATGGTATCGAGTTTGGTGGTCATACAAAAACCCATGTAAAACTTTCCCGTATAGAGCCTGAAGAGGCGAGAGATGAGATCTTCGAGTCAAAGGAGACCCTAGAAAACCTTTTAAATCAAAAACTTATATCCTTCGCCTATCCCTATGGTGATTTAAATGATCGAGTAAAAAAGATAGCAGAAGAAGCTGGATATAAATTTGCAGTGTCTACAGACTCTGGAAGTGTCTGCTTTTCTGATGACCTTTTTCAGATAAGAAGAATCGGAATATTTCCTACGATAACTTCTCTGGGTTTCAAAAGAAAAATAAAAGGAAATTATAATTTCATTAAAATCAGAAGAGAGCAAAAGAATGAGAGATGA